The nucleotide sequence ctatttcGACTTCCTTTTGATCTATTGTacttagtttgtgtgtttgtggccactttaaatttttatttacgtgttttttatctttttggtCCTTGATGGTCCACGATGGTGACTTTACAtcgtttgttttgtgtgtccatgttgtCAACATCTCACCAGAAACAGTTCAGGTTTCCTCAGTGAGGATAGTTTAGGACAGACTGAGGAAAGGTTTTTAATCAACCTTTAAACATGAAACGGTCGAgtctttaatgtttgtgttttaaccCAGCGAGACACTTGACTACTCACGGAGGAGGAACCACATACCAATGGTCTCACCTCTGTCACCTCCTGACAGCTGTGACAgcttaatgaaaacacacacacacacagagtgaatcAAATACACTCtgggttttattaaaaaatacttaaactGCCACATTTCTTGACCAAGGTCAGAGACAAAGAGATCAAACGAACACAAGAATTATTAACACACACGTTGTGAAGCTTGAGAATAAACTGAAGATAGAgtcttgttgtttttcagtcGTGGAGTCTCAGAACAAACAGACCTTTTTATTCAGAGATCCCAGCATATTCCCGTTGACACAATTGTGACTTTAATGTGAGATGATGCTGTTGCTTCCTAATAATGACAGGTGTTGAActaattttgcacattttcatcACACGTTGTTTTAAGATTTTAGTCACAGGAGGAATAAAAGGGAGATAAATATCTTTGTATCAACGTCCAGAGTGTCCAACTACGGTAGGAGAGAAATTTCTTTGGTGCAATTTTTCCTCCTACTGTTGCCGCGTgtgattcacattcacacatgtgGTGTAACTGGCAGCCGTAGTTTGATTCTCCTCATGAGCAGAAgcacatgtgcatttgtttactgAAGCGACAATGTTTTTAGTTCTAATTATTGTCACATTAAAGGTAAGAGCAATGCAATGGTTATACTTTGACTTAATCCCAGGTCTGTAACAGCCTTTGTCCAATGTAATGTGATAAGTCAAACTCAGCGTGAAGTAAatgttcatgttcagttttGTAGCTGTGCAGCTGTCCATCTAAAATAACCGTACAAACCTTAATTTACCCTGACAAACAGCTGACGTCATACAGTGACCAACACAGAGCACCGCttaccacttcctgtttcctgttagTGTGATAAACAGAAGCTTTGCTACATTTGCTTAACCTCTGCCAGCATGTGTGGATTATCTAAACCTTCACTAACACCATAGAACATAGTGAGCAGCTAATAAGTTCTCACTTCTTGTTCTAACAGCAAGAACAGCAGCTCAGCTTCTGTGTGACGATCTGATATTTACTATGTCTCCACTTTCTCATCCTCGCTTTCTCATTAAATTACAGTCTTAAATAATTTGTGAATTTTTGGGTATTAATAATGCTAAGAAAGCCTGTGGACCTACTGCATGGATGAATGGATTGTAAAACTACAGATCTACACTGTCTAAGTCTCCAGGATTGGACTCCAAAGTTCTGTACTGCAGTATCTAAACATACAGACCTGCTGTCACCATGAAAGTGCGCTATTAACCTTATTACAGGTCAGTAGAGCATTAATAAATTTTGAAGctgatattttattgtaaaaatttaCATATTTGAGCTCTATGCTCCACACattcttttctgtttatttctaaaGTTGATTTCAGGTAAAactcatgatttatttttatgatcagTTAATTCATCTGCCTATAAAGGTTTTTCTCACAGATCAAAGTTACAGTTTCAGTTTCCTGTGATATATGACAAACATCAAACCTGCCTGAAAATAATGAttgattatataaaataataaaataagcagTTATTCATCTAAAATCATCCCTTTTGACTGATACGTAGCTGTTTGTCTATCCCAGACAGAAATCACGTCTACACTcttacatatttaacattttcaacactAAAATTGTGGGAAtgacaaattaatttattgtgtttgataaatgtgtgaatttacatgtttttattccGATGAACAAACACTAAACAGTTTAGTTCCAGTTTCACTGATAgtaatttaaacagaaacatgatGGATTTATCAAactgacgtgtgtgtgtgtgtgtcagagcagTGTAGCATAacatttcttgtttgtgttttcaccaGCTCACAGATTCTGTATTAAAATCTGTGGCCTGAGAAATTATTCCGATAGTAACATATTTGTGTGCAACTTGTGTGATGGAAACACGACTTCTTCCGAGTAAAAGACCTTTTTAGTCCTGATACTCTAACGTCTGTCTTAAAGCTGGTTTCCCCTCTGTCGTGTTTCACAGTGATGGCGTTTATTAAACTGGTGATCTGACAGATTCACTGAATGAACAGAATGTGACCCTGAGTCTGATGTGGGATCAGCTGATGGTTTTATTAGAGCGTGTCTCACTATGTtggaaataaagaaacactgaTGGTTCAGTGTGTCACAGGTTGGACCCAGTCTACCTGCTTTAATCTGGTTTAAACTATCACTGACCAGATCGACTCTGGGTCGGTGTTTAAGCATTGTGTGTGTTGAGTAAAGCTCTATGAATAAAATCACTCACACAAGCAAATAAATTGTTCTATTATATTTTACCTAATACAGCAAACACTGAAATCTCTGTGTCCTCACTTTAAAACAGCTCTGTCCTCAGACTGGGTCAACTACAGGACGTTAGAGGCTGATGTAGTGTTAAACCACCTAAGTTGTGTTTAGATCAGGTCCATATCTTCACTGCACAATTACAAATACTGTGATATTTATGAGGTCATGATGATTTTGAGTGTGGTTTCAGACACAGATTTTTAATAAAGTCAAGGAAAGAAGGTTAATTCTTCATTTGTGTGATCAGAGTGAGACTGTTGAGGAGATGGAGCTGTACTCCGGTACTTTTAAACACaatcacagtaaaaatacaaaacattgaTAAAAAGTGTAATGATGACATGCACCCACTGAAGCATGATTACAGGACTGGATGAGGTTTTCGGATCCACCTttactgcagaaaataaaaacactcttTTGTGCCTCCTGCAATTTGAAACCACTTGTGTTGCTGATGTCAACAAGCAGCCCTGAATCAGGAATTGATCCGAATCAATGAAACTGAGGCACAACTAAAGAGAACAAATTATATGTTGATTTGAATTCCTACAACCTTATAGGAGCAGCAGTCTCGATGCTTCAAGCTGCCCCCTGCTAACAGTGTTTGCACTATGTTAAGCTAAACATGTCCTGGATTCCTCGTTACCTGACACCCCCAGAGAAGAAACATCAAACTGATCTGAAGCCAGTTCTAAAGTCTCCTGACGATAAATGTTCCCGTTTCTGAAGCTgagaaatgaaaagtaaaaaggcTGCAGGGAAACTGAggaaccaaaaagaaaaaaacgcgTGTTTTTGTTCATCAGGAGGTTTTTAACGAGCCGCAGGGATGAGGGGGATGTCCCTGTCCGTTTGGAGGAAGACTCCCTCGTTAATTCTAATTGAATTAATTAGAGGAGAGGCGATTAATTGGGCCAAGTGgctgcagggagagagaggtggtCGAGAGACACTGACAGCCACTAGAGACACTGACCCAGCCAGTTATTAATTATTGATCAATCACCAACTtctgaaaaacatctttgtgttCTCTCGAATAAagaaacagacatttaaaacagataTCACCTTCTTCATGTTCTCTTCGATtaacagaaacaacatttatGTACAAAAATCAAAGGAAATCGTCAGAATAAATGTCCTGGgcttcatttattaaacattatttatttaacgagaataaaagctgttgttagtGTCTAAGACAAATTTAACACAACTTCTCATTTAGTTTAAATgtatagaaaacaaaaacccataaaatatacaaaaatttgATTTAGAACGAGCATTAACTTTGAACATTAATAATCCTGTACACATCCTGACATTGACCTGTGCTGTACATACATCGTGATGCATCTTGTTCATTAGGGACTGATAAATATATGATCCTGTGTCGTAAGGTTTCGAATCACAATTTGTGTTGTGCCTTTCAGTTGCATTTGTGTACATATGtaacattacaaaatataaaatttacataaatttttagacacagttgtACTGTAACTACCTTTACACATAACATACAAAGGTCAAATAATTGGGGCCATGAAAGGCCAGGGGGTCTTCTGACTGATTTTTATGTCTAGGCCCAATCCATCTTATTCAAAACAATGGAAAACCAGCATGGTTGtaataaaattacagtttagTCAGTAATTTGGAGGAAAACAGTCTTTTATCACTCATCTACAGAATGTTATAATTTTGTTGATGAGGCTGATTGAGACTGTTTCTGAAACATAAATATATGATTGTGATTATATTGCTACTACATCTACTCCATTCAGCTTGAGCTCAACTCAAATGAAATATACTGGAACATGAAGACCTGCAGCCTGTCTCACCTGTATCAGGTGTGTTGACGTCTGCTCCTATCTACAGGTCTGACGGCAGCAGCGATGGCTGAGGCTCTGAAGCTGCAGAAGATGAGGTTGATGATGGGTTTCCATAGAAACAGCGAGCATCAGCGACATCACAGTGGAGCTGAGTCAGAGAATGAGGACACAGGTATGACATCTTCATCGGGTTGGAGATAGGAGTGGCTCCTTAAAACTCACTTGTCTCCCTCTGTCCTTGCATCCTGCAGGAGCCAGTGAAGGATCTTGGGAGAAGGAGCAGCGTCTCCTTTCTTCTTCCGCCTCGGGCATAACACCACCTTCTGGCTCAGCATCTCTCCATCTCAACACTCTGCAGCAACAGAGCTCTCTATTGGCCAATCGTGAGTCACAGCTGTCTTCTGGTTAGACACCTGATTCTTTTTAGTATAGCATTGCAGCACCTCACTGCTTAATATTTTCCCATTACCTCCTCAGGTATGTCTGACCTTCCTTTTATGGTTATGCCACACCCTCTGCTTCCTGTCGGCCTTCCTCCCGCTAGCGTTGCCATGGCGATGAACCAGATGAGTCAGCTGAGCAGTATGGCGAACATGGCGGCTATGTCACAGGTGGAGTCAGACGACAGCAAGGTAAGAAGTAACATCGCTAATGCTAACTGAGAGAATACTAACAGAGCTAATGCTAATTTTGTACAGTGTGTCCAGGAGGAGTGTCTGACAGGAAGTCCCTCTCCCTGCCCCTCACCTAGCGATGAGCTCCAGCCCCAGGAACCAACCAGCCAATCACCTTCCAAAgcatcttcatcatcctcattatctcctcctcctgccGCACAAACACCAGAGCTGGGTCAGCACACAGAAGCACATGGACCCATTTTTGcatgatacatttaaaaaaatgcatgtttatttagttttatttcacatcCGGTTGTCCCTCTCATGTATTGGTTACCAAATTAAAACCGTGACCTTGAGATCTGGGATGAGTTTTTATGAAGTGAAATGTTAGTGATCTGATGTGTAAGGTTATAGATGAGAgagataaagacacacacacttattattGACTGTAACAGCAGCTACACACTCCTCTGAtcaacatgttttattctgaTGTAAACCTATTAGATGGAGAGATCGCCgagagagaaaacatgaaaagggcgttgaaagaaaaaggtaagagtgtgtttgtgtttatgggGACAGAGGACCAGATGGTACAGTAACATTTCCTGAGGTcttgtgattttttatttatgaattctgtctctctgtgcatTAACTTCCTTATTCATGCCTCTTTGTCCTGATCCACTGTTCTCATTCCTGTTTGTAAGATCGAGGACTTCTTCCATTGtgggagaaaaatgaaatacatcTTTTACGTTTcttcatttattacaaatatttagtCTGTGATTTCTGAAGACTCTAACAGTCACAGGCATTGATGGAGTTTATTACTGGACTGCTTAATTAACCTGCAGATGACAGCATTTTGCCCCTCCCCCTCCACAAACCAACCTATGAGAAGATGCCGCTCACCTCTCAGTCGTTGTCAATCAACTGCCCAAACGCCGCCTTGACTCCATTTCTATTGGCTGAGGGTCTGTCGTCCATGGAGACGCTGCTCACCAACATACAGgtgaaataatataaaaacgTTAATGTGGAGACATTAATACAGAAATGATGACGTGCTGATGATAATttagaaatgtctttgtgtgtctcagggtctcctgaaGGTGGCAGTGGAGAGCGCTCGTTCCCAGGACAAACAGAACCAACTGGAGAGGAAGGAGTTAAAACAtgagctggagagagagagagatgcccGACAGACCCTGCAGAGACAGCTGAGCTCCGAACTGCAGACTAGAGGTGAGACAGGTTCTATAAAGTAAAGAGAGACAACACTGTAAAGCtgattcttattttaaaataagaataatgaaacacaaacatcatcatTGACTTTGTTTGTGCTGGACAGTGTCAATCCAGAGGAGgctgaagaaggagaagaaggcgAAGAGGAAGCTGCAGGAGGCGTTGGACTTTGAGTCTAGGAGGAGGGAGCAGGTGGAACGAGCGCTCAAACACTGTGACTCCCTGACAGGTGATAAGATACTACAAATACTGCTCTCTGGTGTACTGGGATAATGCTTCAGAGATTAGAAAAATTCAGCTGAACACTTAAGACCTGTTGCTCGAAGTCTGTTTTTATCTTGACTAAATAAATTGTAATGTACGTCAGAGGTGAGGACTCGAGTCGCATTTTAACCAGTTGGctaaaaaactgttaaaacttcAGTATAAAGTAGGTTATTTTACTAGGAATACACATTCAAAACACAGGTCTCTGCACCGGTTGGTAGCTGATAGCATGAAACATCAGCAGATAAATCAGCAAATTGATTTAAACAaggtgtattttcttttccttttaaatttgtCCCATTCTATTTAATTTAGATCtaacaaaaaggtaaaataactatTCAAAGGCCCCTCACTCACTGATTTCATGTCAGCAttttaagctgcaaaacatatttgtgactCAAGCCCCTCAGTACATGAATTAATTAGCTTGTTAAATACAACAGTGTAAAGtcaaaaaacagatgttttattaatctgtcacatacacatttattcagcatgttatttttttctgcttatcATCTCAGTCTCTGGTTTTAAGCCCAACCTGTGATAAGTATTTATGCTTCACGGTAATACTGTAGTATTTCTGCTATctcagtaaataaatacaggatCGAACATCTGACCCTGCAGTTAGTGGACAACTCTTTGTAACAGTTGAGCTACATTTGCCCCATTGTCTCGTCTGATAAAATATTAACTCTCAATTTTGCAAGTTGTCAACctgtttaacaaaaaataagattattcaagtaacaaaaaacaatggatcaaattcaGGTGTCTGGATTGTCTGTGTAACTGTGTTAGACACACATTCAGTTCACGGCACAAATCCAGTAAAGTTTTTTCCGTCAACCTTAATACACACTGAGTATATATATCTAACAGATACCTTTGTTACTTGGTGATTACTCTTTAttagtttaaacatttactgaTTTCCTGAGCAGATGTCTTCACCACCAGGTACTCGCTAAGGAGTGACAATGAAGTGAAAACAGCATTCTCTTTGCTGAACGCAGTGACACAGAGCGAAGGGTTTGATTTAGCAGGTAACGCTGTGTCTCTGCTGGTTTCCAGACTCTGTGACTCCAGAGAGCGAAcgggaaaacaaacagcaggaaaactCTGCAGCTCACGGTAACAACagtcacacactgaaaaaaaaacatataatcaAGACAATTACAGCATCACCTAAGCTGGAAATATGAGAACAAACTGCTGCAAACTCAAAGAAGGAGAAACCTCATGTCTAAgctgaaacaaagtgtgtgtgtggactgtgaAATTGAATCCGTAAACAATCCGAGTTGACACAGCAGAActaaacagtgttttctgtgcGTTTCCTCCACACTGACATGATAATAAGATTCATTTATCACAGCTGACGCAGAGTAGCCATGTGTCATACAGACGCTTTTCTATTgtgtgcacttttattttttactttatttgtttacaaactgtaaccacttattctgttcagcTGAATGAATTAAATCACGTGAAATCTTTGATTTTTAGCTTTTCACAATCACAATAAAGTCTCAGGTTGACACTAAGAAGAAGCTGAATTAAATCAACTTTCTGTTTCAATAGAGAACAGACCGTTCAGCAAACCTCCACTGCTATTCTGAGACCTGCATCCATTGTGACCTACAGGATGGTCAGATCAATTTGAGCTCATTGGATGAAAGGATGAAGAGGAGCAAGAGCtgtaaagtagaaaagaaaaaagaacaacatgGACATGTGAAACATCAAAAACTACTCCCATCATCCACctttctctgcttcctctttttaATAAGTATTTCTTGCTGTTAAAACTATGAATATTCTTACTGTTGAAGCAAGGCTGTGTACACAGCAGTGTACTGTAGAGGACCGGTGAGGACCTGTCTCGGCCTCTGCTGGATCTGAACTGGGGGGATGAGACTCAACTGGTTCTGGAAAACAATCAGAAACTGAatcctcatttaaaaaaaaaaaaggtgactgTCCCACCTGTAGGGGTCGGAATCAAACCTGAACTCTTTTTTTATCAACGTGTTTAATGTTTCGTTACTGCTGTAAAACCTTATTTACTGTTAACTTGTAGATGTTGTATTACTGGTACTATTGGTACTACCTGTAGTAGTTCCTGATTTAGTAGTAATAGTATTGTAATTGTTCATGTATTTGGAATTTATTCAACAGGCCTTAACCTGTTGTAACATTTATTGATCAGACACAATCCTGCAGCCACACACAGGTTCAAATATCAGACCTCAGTGACATCTTGGACTGCAGTGCAGTATGACATCTCAGTTTAGATATGGTCAAAGTTCAGGGCATTATTAACATGCCTAATGAACTGAGACCATAACGAGCCTAATTAGGACTGAATCACTGTCTACAACTGATCTCACCTGTCTAACACTCTCTATACCTGTAATGTCCCACCATCCTGACATCAGTCTGCTCAGATTCCAGATGTGATGTCAACATATACAATAGTGTTACATTAAGCTGGGTTTGATTGGAAGCAACATACTAAAAGAGTTCCATGTCAAACGGAAGTTTGATTATTAATGCTCCGAGCTCTAGCAGTTAATCACAGCGCAAAGCTGCCAATTAAAGCTTAAAAATGCACCGTCCTAACGGTGACATCACCACACACTGTAGCAACCTGCTCATTGAGCTGTGGTCCTAAACAAAGTCTTCCCTGTTCCACGGCAgattagttgtttttgttttgttgtagttttaACTGTAAATACCTACCAGATTTTTGTGCAATGTTTGAGTCTGAGTTGGTGGGTCATTGGTTTATATGACCCGTTTCCACTGAAGGACCCTGCCTCCATACGACTGACAAACATTAGCTGCATTAAAAAATGACCAATCACActgctttctgctgctgctgttacctGATTGGCCAGCTGTCAGGTTGATTTGGTACACcttttgtcca is from Channa argus isolate prfri chromosome 22, Channa argus male v1.0, whole genome shotgun sequence and encodes:
- the LOC137107869 gene encoding dachshund homolog 2-like isoform X1 codes for the protein MAGSSSAPLSRTSTPPTDPLFHSDTSYGAPNPDSSPRLPVGRLSGTFLSGGSGRVPVCVNGTSGGACGGGGGGGGGGGGAPPHTDCRMVEVHGVKVASFTVNGVELICLPQVFELFLKHLVGGLHTVYTKLKRLDISPVVCTVEQVRVLRGLGAIQPGVNRCKLITRADFETLYRDCTNASSRPGRPPKRTLALTTMTDGSRLLPHGLLGPALLSQTGLTAAAMAEALKLQKMRLMMGFHRNSEHQRHHSGAESENEDTGASEGSWEKEQRLLSSSASGITPPSGSASLHLNTLQQQSSLLANRMSDLPFMVMPHPLLPVGLPPASVAMAMNQMSQLSSMANMAAMSQVESDDSKCVQEECLTGSPSPCPSPSDELQPQEPTSQSPSKASSSSSLSPPPAAQTPELDGEIAERENMKRALKEKDDSILPLPLHKPTYEKMPLTSQSLSINCPNAALTPFLLAEGLSSMETLLTNIQGLLKVAVESARSQDKQNQLERKELKHELERERDARQTLQRQLSSELQTRVSIQRRLKKEKKAKRKLQEALDFESRRREQVERALKHCDSLTDSVTPESERENKQQENSAAHENRPFSKPPLLF
- the LOC137107869 gene encoding dachshund homolog 2-like isoform X3, translated to MAGSSSAPLSRTSTPPTDPLFHSDTSYGAPNPDSSPRLPVGRLSGTFLSGGSGRVPVCVNGTSGGACGGGGGGGGGGGGAPPHTDCRMVEVHGVKVASFTVNGVELICLPQVFELFLKHLVGGLHTVYTKLKRLDISPVVCTVEQVRVLRGLGAIQPGVNRCKLITRADFETLYRDCTNASSRPGRPPKRTLALTTMTDGSRLLPHGLLGPALLSQTGLTAAAMAEALKLQKMRLMMGFHRNSEHQRHHSGAESENEDTGASEGSWEKEQRLLSSSASGITPPSGSASLHLNTLQQQSSLLANRMSDLPFMVMPHPLLPVGLPPASVAMAMNQMSQLSSMANMAAMSQVESDDSKCVQEECLTGSPSPCPSPSDELQPQEPTSQSPSKASSSSSLSPPPAAQTPELDGEIAERENMKRALKEKDDSILPLPLHKPTYEKMPLTSQSLSINCPNAALTPFLLAEGLSSMETLLTNIQGLLKVAVESARSQDKQNQLERKELKHELERERDARQTLQRQLSSELQTRVSIQRRLKKEKKAKRKLQEALDFESRRREQVERALKHCDSLTENRPFSKPPLLF
- the LOC137107869 gene encoding dachshund homolog 2-like isoform X2; translated protein: MAGSSSAPLSRTSTPPTDPLFHSDTSYGAPNPDSSPRLPVGRLSGTFLSGGSGRVPVCVNGTSGGACGGGGGGGGGGGGAPPHTDCRMVEVHGVKVASFTVNGVELICLPQVFELFLKHLVGGLHTVYTKLKRLDISPVVCTVEQVRVLRGLGAIQPGVNRCKLITRADFETLYRDCTNASSRPGRPPKRTLALTTMTDGSRLLPHGLLGPALLSQTGLTAAAMAEALKLQKMRLMMGFHRNSEHQRHHSGAESENEDTGASEGSWEKEQRLLSSSASGITPPSGSASLHLNTLQQQSSLLANRMSDLPFMVMPHPLLPVGLPPASVAMAMNQMSQLSSMANMAAMSQVESDDSKEECLTGSPSPCPSPSDELQPQEPTSQSPSKASSSSSLSPPPAAQTPELDGEIAERENMKRALKEKDDSILPLPLHKPTYEKMPLTSQSLSINCPNAALTPFLLAEGLSSMETLLTNIQGLLKVAVESARSQDKQNQLERKELKHELERERDARQTLQRQLSSELQTRVSIQRRLKKEKKAKRKLQEALDFESRRREQVERALKHCDSLTDSVTPESERENKQQENSAAHENRPFSKPPLLF
- the LOC137107869 gene encoding dachshund homolog 2-like isoform X4, yielding MAGSSSAPLSRTSTPPTDPLFHSDTSYGAPNPDSSPRLPVGRLSGTFLSGGSGRVPVCVNGTSGGACGGGGGGGGGGGGAPPHTDCRMVEVHGVKVASFTVNGVELICLPQVFELFLKHLVGGLHTVYTKLKRLDISPVVCTVEQVRVLRGLGAIQPGVNRCKLITRADFETLYRDCTNASSRPGRPPKRTLALTTMTDGSRLLPHGLLGPALLSQTGLTAAAMAEALKLQKMRLMMGFHRNSEHQRHHSGAESENEDTGASEGSWEKEQRLLSSSASGITPPSGSASLHLNTLQQQSSLLANRMSDLPFMVMPHPLLPVGLPPASVAMAMNQMSQLSSMANMAAMSQVESDDSKCVQEECLTGSPSPCPSPSDELQPQEPTSQSPSKASSSSSLSPPPAAQTPELDGEIAERENMKRALKEKDDSILPLPLHKPTYEKMPLTSQSLSINCPNAALTPFLLAEGLSSMETLLTNIQGLLKVAVESARSQDKQNQLERKELKHELERERDARQTLQRQLSSELQTRVSIQRRLKKEKKAKRKLQEALDFESRRREQVERALKHCDSLTGTR